One genomic region from Flagellimonas oceani encodes:
- a CDS encoding cupin domain-containing protein codes for MNLSEIKSKEIMPGYHGKLVHGERMSWVFWDVDQHAEVPEHKHDHEQIMHVVEGTFEFTLNGEKGTYTAGDVVIIPSNAPHSGKALTACKLMDIFSPVREEYR; via the coding sequence ATGAACCTATCAGAAATAAAATCCAAAGAAATTATGCCCGGCTACCACGGCAAGTTGGTGCACGGGGAACGCATGAGCTGGGTATTTTGGGATGTGGACCAACATGCCGAAGTGCCCGAACATAAACATGATCATGAACAGATAATGCACGTTGTGGAAGGTACTTTTGAATTTACCTTGAACGGAGAGAAAGGAACCTACACCGCTGGAGATGTTGTGATTATTCCGTCCAATGCCCCACATAGTGGAAAAGCACTGACCGCGTGTAAATTAATGGACATTTTTAGTCCTGTAAGAGAGGAATACCGTTAA
- the radC gene encoding RadC family protein, with product MQEKLASFPIKNWADDDRPREKLVQKGSFALSDAELIAILIGSGSRNESAVELSKRILASVGNNLNELGKLSVNQLMRFKGIGEAKAVSIAAALEVGRRRRLEDTPKIIKIQSSHDAFELLYPLIGELPHEEFWIVYLNNSNKVVHKAQLSKGGITGTVVDIRLVLKQALEIGAVGIILAHNHPSGTLTPSAADKQITQKLKMASDALDIKILDHLILAQHQYLSFADKGIL from the coding sequence ATGCAAGAAAAACTAGCTTCCTTTCCCATAAAAAACTGGGCCGATGATGACAGGCCAAGGGAGAAACTGGTGCAAAAGGGAAGTTTTGCACTTTCCGATGCCGAGCTGATCGCTATTTTAATCGGTTCGGGAAGTAGGAACGAGAGTGCCGTGGAACTTTCCAAGCGCATATTGGCATCTGTTGGCAATAATCTCAATGAACTTGGCAAATTGTCGGTAAACCAGTTGATGCGCTTCAAAGGAATTGGCGAGGCCAAAGCGGTGAGCATTGCGGCCGCATTGGAGGTGGGCAGGCGAAGAAGATTGGAGGATACCCCCAAAATAATCAAAATACAGAGCAGTCACGACGCCTTTGAGCTGCTCTACCCACTGATCGGCGAACTTCCGCACGAGGAGTTCTGGATCGTTTACCTAAACAACTCCAACAAAGTTGTACATAAGGCACAATTGAGCAAAGGGGGCATTACCGGAACGGTGGTAGACATCAGACTTGTACTCAAACAAGCATTGGAAATAGGTGCCGTAGGGATTATTTTGGCCCATAACCATCCTTCCGGAACTTTAACGCCAAGTGCTGCGGACAAACAAATAACCCAAAAATTGAAGATGGCATCGGATGCCCTGGATATAAAAATATTGGATCACTTGATCTTGGCACAGCACCAATATTTAAGTTTTGCCGATAAAGGAATACTTTAG
- a CDS encoding polysaccharide deacetylase family protein, with translation MLLIFTHKVTNRLNYTAKQIFEKILGVEMGFTTKVEEFIKHNGPKMTYSKQPLQNEFFIRSNDLLFEQGINDLEVKVSDWDGLPCFFSAGDKSTVPFDIFSASFFLLSRYEEYLPHVKDSVGRFPVKESIAYQNDFLELPVVDLWAYKLLEALRERFPDLDTKEKDYRFTSIINVTTSHAYAMRGLARSIGGLLLDLGNFRFRDVLDRFSVMMRLKKDPYDNFFELVEIHKKFPIKTMFFFQFAKHSAHDKNVSTNNNKFRYLIKSVADYSDVSLSTSYISSYDKNVLREEKKQLGNLINRPISYARLRYNKVNVPATYRNLVETEFTDDFSMGYTHEIGFRAGTCTPFYFYDINTEVRQPIKIHPFAMHDYALIKYKSKEEVFEKMDRVYRLVNQVKGDFVLVFSNELLGGKQQLDWMELYQSLLKRYYV, from the coding sequence ATGTTATTGATTTTTACCCATAAGGTAACCAATAGATTGAACTATACCGCCAAGCAGATTTTTGAAAAAATCCTGGGGGTAGAAATGGGTTTTACCACAAAGGTCGAAGAGTTCATCAAGCATAACGGACCTAAAATGACCTATTCCAAACAACCGTTGCAGAACGAATTCTTTATTCGGAGCAACGACCTCTTGTTCGAGCAGGGCATCAACGATTTGGAGGTAAAGGTATCCGATTGGGACGGCTTGCCCTGTTTTTTTTCGGCAGGAGATAAAAGTACGGTTCCCTTTGATATTTTTTCTGCCAGTTTTTTTCTTTTGAGCAGGTACGAGGAGTATTTGCCCCATGTAAAAGATAGTGTGGGCAGGTTCCCCGTTAAGGAAAGCATAGCTTATCAGAATGATTTTTTGGAACTTCCCGTGGTGGACCTTTGGGCCTACAAGCTGTTGGAGGCCTTAAGGGAAAGGTTCCCCGATTTGGATACCAAGGAAAAGGATTACCGTTTTACCTCGATCATAAATGTTACAACGTCCCATGCGTATGCCATGAGAGGTTTGGCAAGAAGCATTGGGGGCCTTTTGCTGGATCTGGGCAATTTTAGGTTTCGGGATGTTTTAGATCGCTTTTCGGTGATGATGAGGCTCAAAAAAGATCCTTATGATAATTTTTTCGAGTTGGTGGAGATTCATAAAAAGTTTCCCATTAAAACCATGTTCTTTTTTCAGTTTGCCAAGCATTCGGCGCACGATAAAAATGTATCTACCAATAATAATAAGTTTCGTTATCTAATAAAATCCGTGGCCGATTATAGCGATGTGTCCCTGAGCACCTCGTATATCTCATCCTACGATAAAAATGTGCTCCGTGAAGAAAAAAAACAATTGGGCAATTTGATCAATAGACCCATTAGCTATGCACGGCTCCGTTACAATAAAGTCAATGTTCCCGCTACCTACAGAAATTTGGTGGAGACCGAGTTTACGGACGATTTTTCCATGGGCTACACCCACGAAATCGGTTTTAGGGCGGGTACCTGTACGCCGTTTTATTTTTATGATATCAATACCGAGGTAAGGCAACCCATTAAAATACATCCATTTGCCATGCACGATTACGCATTGATCAAGTATAAGAGCAAAGAAGAGGTTTTTGAGAAGATGGACCGGGTATACCGTTTGGTAAATCAAGTGAAGGGCGACTTTGTTCTTGTATTCTCCAACGAGCTTTTGGGAGGAAAGCAACAATTGGATTGGATGGAACTTTATCAATCCCTTTTAAAAAGATACTATGTTTGA
- a CDS encoding LytR/AlgR family response regulator transcription factor produces the protein MKIRAVIVEDSRLARNELKELIKLHDDLELIGEASNVDEGVVLIESESPDLLFLDINMPEKDGFDLLEMLDDVPITVFTTAYDEYAIKSFEYNALDYLLKPVSNKRFDMALEKVRAKMVSKQEDNSSAKKLTKNSQIFIKDGEACWLVKIGDISLFEIVGNYTRVFFEDKKPMLYKSLNQVEEKLPEDSFFRANRQQIINTNYIENVVPWFNGKLKLTMKNGEEVEVSRRQSYIFKDKMSL, from the coding sequence ATGAAAATTAGGGCAGTAATAGTTGAAGATTCTCGATTGGCCCGTAATGAGCTCAAGGAACTTATCAAATTACACGATGATTTGGAACTGATAGGAGAAGCGAGCAACGTAGACGAAGGGGTTGTACTTATTGAGTCCGAGTCCCCGGATTTGTTGTTTCTGGACATCAACATGCCGGAAAAGGACGGTTTTGACCTCTTGGAAATGTTGGATGATGTGCCTATTACTGTTTTTACGACCGCTTATGATGAGTATGCCATAAAATCCTTTGAGTACAATGCTTTGGATTATCTGCTAAAACCGGTCAGCAACAAACGCTTTGATATGGCCTTGGAAAAAGTACGTGCAAAAATGGTTTCCAAGCAAGAGGATAACAGTTCCGCTAAAAAATTGACCAAGAACAGCCAGATTTTCATTAAAGATGGTGAAGCCTGTTGGTTGGTGAAAATAGGCGACATTTCCTTGTTCGAAATTGTGGGCAACTACACGCGGGTATTCTTTGAAGACAAGAAACCCATGTTGTACAAATCGCTTAACCAAGTAGAGGAAAAATTACCGGAAGATTCTTTTTTTAGGGCAAACCGCCAACAAATTATAAACACCAACTATATTGAAAATGTAGTGCCTTGGTTCAATGGCAAACTTAAGCTCACCATGAAAAATGGAGAGGAAGTAGAGGTCTCCCGGAGACAATCCTACATATTCAAGGATAAAATGAGTTTATAA
- a CDS encoding sensor histidine kinase, whose product MELSSRKRNIAFWTLQLLGWGFINSIAALIPQNISIEMTVFSVVVGIFIGIFSTSILRLYLKRNVHFDSFGGKEVIKIIVSILVASTIFGLSNIFFGYIYIKFGPEITEAEMLMFEGYDKFMVQVLNSVFLVGAWTITYLVIKLLLKLNQNRIERLELNTTLKQAQLNTLKGQINPHFMFNSLNNIRGLMLEDVEKSREMLTKLSEIIRYSLTKNNINDIPVREELEVVDNYIDLSKIQFEDRLEFVKQIEENTLDLRIPPMIIQLLIENAVKHGISNLKNGGRILLAIFKKEDDLFIEVRNTGKLNISEGSTKLGLQNIEQRLKLLYAESASFKLEEISDEVVAEIKIPKA is encoded by the coding sequence ATGGAATTAAGTTCTCGTAAAAGAAATATCGCATTTTGGACCCTTCAATTATTGGGTTGGGGTTTTATTAACTCCATAGCTGCGTTGATTCCCCAAAACATTAGTATAGAGATGACCGTTTTTTCCGTGGTCGTGGGTATTTTTATAGGTATTTTCTCCACTTCGATACTTCGCTTGTACCTTAAAAGAAATGTACATTTTGATTCTTTTGGAGGTAAAGAAGTCATTAAAATTATTGTGTCCATATTGGTGGCTTCTACAATTTTTGGGCTTTCAAATATATTTTTTGGATATATCTACATAAAATTTGGGCCAGAAATCACCGAGGCGGAAATGCTGATGTTCGAGGGTTACGACAAGTTTATGGTGCAAGTGCTGAACTCTGTTTTTTTGGTCGGGGCTTGGACAATTACCTATTTGGTCATCAAACTGCTCTTAAAGCTTAACCAGAACAGAATTGAACGGTTGGAACTGAACACTACCTTGAAACAGGCCCAATTGAACACCTTAAAAGGCCAGATCAATCCACATTTTATGTTCAATAGCCTCAACAATATTCGCGGTCTAATGTTGGAAGATGTGGAAAAGTCAAGGGAAATGCTTACCAAGCTCTCCGAAATTATTCGATATTCCCTTACCAAGAACAACATTAACGATATTCCCGTTCGGGAAGAGTTGGAGGTAGTGGACAACTATATCGACCTGTCAAAAATCCAGTTCGAGGACCGTTTGGAGTTTGTAAAACAAATAGAGGAAAATACATTGGACCTTAGGATACCGCCCATGATCATTCAGTTATTGATAGAGAATGCGGTCAAGCACGGTATTTCCAACCTTAAAAATGGAGGTCGAATCTTGTTGGCTATTTTCAAAAAGGAGGATGATCTGTTCATTGAGGTACGGAATACGGGAAAACTGAACATTTCCGAAGGCTCCACTAAATTGGGGTTGCAAAATATAGAACAGCGCTTGAAGTTGTTGTATGCAGAGAGCGCATCTTTTAAATTAGAGGAAATATCGGATGAGGTTGTGGCAGAAATCAAAATACCAAAGGCATGA
- a CDS encoding DUF1569 domain-containing protein — protein MKSLFNTEAYEEILSRINQLSKSSERQWGKMEVGQMLHHCQFPLKIALGRYDMGKPSPLLKFMSQFFKKSLYNDQPWRQGLPTAKGLKVVEPKNFTEEKNVLIGLVNDFHKEKDKKEWDPHPAFGSFTSEQWGQMQYKHLDHHLRQFGV, from the coding sequence ATGAAATCCCTTTTCAACACTGAGGCATACGAAGAAATTTTATCCCGAATCAATCAACTTTCAAAATCTTCGGAAAGGCAATGGGGCAAAATGGAGGTGGGACAGATGCTCCACCATTGCCAATTTCCCTTAAAAATTGCTTTGGGAAGGTATGATATGGGCAAGCCAAGTCCTCTTTTAAAGTTTATGAGCCAATTTTTCAAAAAAAGTCTCTACAACGATCAACCTTGGCGCCAAGGGTTGCCCACGGCCAAAGGCCTAAAAGTGGTGGAACCAAAAAACTTCACCGAAGAAAAAAATGTTTTGATTGGTTTGGTCAACGATTTCCACAAAGAAAAAGACAAAAAAGAATGGGACCCACACCCGGCATTTGGCTCTTTTACCTCAGAACAATGGGGGCAAATGCAGTACAAGCACCTTGACCATCATTTAAGGCAGTTTGGAGTTTAA
- a CDS encoding DoxX family membrane protein, which produces MNSKVFMVVRILLGLFVIIFGANKLYPFLPAPEEMSEGMMAYFTGLTMSKTIILVGLVEVLAGISFILNKYGALMAIILMSVSVCAVLVHLTMAMESIVPALVLLILNIVVLVGYKDRYKDILRP; this is translated from the coding sequence ATGAATTCAAAAGTTTTTATGGTGGTCCGTATCCTATTGGGATTGTTCGTCATCATATTTGGAGCCAACAAACTTTATCCATTCCTACCCGCTCCCGAAGAAATGTCGGAAGGTATGATGGCATATTTCACCGGGTTGACCATGTCCAAAACTATAATATTAGTGGGATTGGTAGAAGTGTTGGCGGGAATCTCATTTATTTTGAACAAATACGGAGCCTTAATGGCCATTATACTGATGAGCGTTTCGGTATGTGCCGTTTTGGTTCATCTAACCATGGCTATGGAATCCATTGTGCCAGCTTTGGTTCTTCTGATTTTAAACATTGTGGTGCTTGTCGGCTATAAAGACCGTTACAAGGACATCCTAAGACCTTAA
- a CDS encoding DUF4136 domain-containing protein, which translates to MRYLLSIILIVSLASCSSVKVNYDYDKTVDFASYSTYNYYSDMQSGLSQLDEKRLLNALDSTLKARGYRLAEEPELFINIMSNEFRSAPNNNVGVGLGGGGRNVGGGISVGLPLGGPNMQRSIQIDLVDAQRDALVWQAVAESGLRENASPSVREDKLRAVVKKVFSKFPPKLK; encoded by the coding sequence ATGCGTTATTTACTTTCCATAATTTTGATTGTTTCGCTGGCATCCTGTAGCTCTGTCAAGGTAAACTATGACTACGATAAAACGGTTGACTTTGCCAGCTATTCCACCTATAATTATTATTCGGATATGCAATCTGGATTGAGCCAATTGGATGAAAAAAGATTGCTCAATGCGTTGGATTCTACCTTAAAAGCACGTGGCTATCGATTGGCGGAGGAACCCGAACTCTTTATCAACATAATGAGTAATGAATTTAGAAGTGCACCTAACAACAACGTGGGTGTAGGGCTTGGCGGCGGTGGAAGAAATGTCGGTGGAGGTATTTCTGTAGGGCTGCCATTGGGAGGACCGAACATGCAACGCAGTATCCAAATCGATTTAGTGGATGCCCAGCGGGATGCCCTTGTTTGGCAAGCGGTGGCCGAGAGCGGTCTCCGAGAGAATGCATCGCCCAGTGTGCGTGAGGATAAGCTGCGGGCCGTGGTGAAAAAGGTTTTTTCAAAATTCCCTCCAAAACTTAAATAG
- a CDS encoding YjjG family noncanonical pyrimidine nucleotidase codes for MFDHKVTDVFFDLDHTLWDFEKNSALTFAKILVENKVNVDLDDFLEVYAPINMQMWALYRQNGIGKSELRYQRLKRTFDQLGEHVSDEIIDILAHEYIAHLSSFNHLLPNTLEALDYLFPKYRLHIITNGFQEVQTKKLKGSGIHHYFQKVIDSEMAGVKKPDPYIFQMALDMAQVKPQNSLMVGDNLEADILGAKSMGMQVLHYNFHRETQHGECTMIDDLIEIKNIL; via the coding sequence ATGTTTGATCATAAAGTAACCGACGTTTTTTTTGATTTGGACCATACCTTATGGGATTTTGAAAAGAACTCGGCATTGACCTTCGCCAAAATTTTGGTTGAAAACAAGGTCAACGTGGATTTGGACGATTTTTTAGAGGTTTATGCCCCCATCAATATGCAAATGTGGGCATTGTACCGGCAAAACGGAATTGGAAAATCCGAACTAAGGTACCAACGTTTAAAGAGGACATTTGATCAACTTGGCGAGCACGTGTCCGATGAAATCATCGACATATTGGCCCACGAGTACATTGCCCATCTATCATCTTTCAACCACTTATTGCCAAACACCTTGGAGGCTTTGGATTATCTTTTTCCTAAATATAGGTTGCACATCATCACCAATGGATTTCAGGAAGTACAGACAAAGAAGCTTAAGGGAAGCGGAATCCATCATTATTTTCAAAAAGTGATCGACTCCGAAATGGCAGGGGTCAAAAAACCTGATCCGTACATTTTTCAAATGGCATTGGACATGGCACAGGTAAAGCCCCAAAACTCGCTGATGGTGGGCGATAACCTTGAAGCGGATATTTTAGGGGCAAAGTCCATGGGAATGCAGGTGCTCCATTACAATTTCCATAGGGAAACCCAACATGGGGAATGTACCATGATCGACGACCTTATTGAAATAAAAAACATTTTATAG
- the obgE gene encoding GTPase ObgE, with translation MTEGNFVDYVKVHISSGNGGKGSAHLRREKYVAKGGPDGGDGGRGGHVIVKGNKNLWTLVHFKFKKHFKAGHGEHGSKSRSTGADGEDVYMEVPLGTVIRDTETNEILFEITEDGEEKIVLEGGMGGLGNWHFKSATNQTPRYAQPGIKGQEGHLTLELKVLADVGLVGFPNAGKSTLLSVMTSAKPKIANYEFTTLKPNLGIVEYRDFQSFVMADIPGIIEGAAEGKGLGHYFLRHIERNATLLFLIPADSKDVSKEYDILLDELRRYNPELLDKGRLVVISKCDMLDQELIAEMDEDMKEDFKDVPYMFISSVSGLGIQQLKDRLWKLLNE, from the coding sequence ATGACCGAAGGAAATTTTGTCGATTATGTAAAGGTGCACATCTCTTCCGGAAACGGGGGAAAGGGTTCTGCCCATTTACGTCGCGAAAAATATGTGGCCAAAGGTGGGCCCGATGGTGGTGATGGTGGTCGAGGCGGTCATGTTATAGTCAAAGGGAACAAAAACTTGTGGACGCTGGTCCATTTTAAGTTCAAAAAACACTTCAAGGCCGGCCACGGAGAACACGGAAGTAAAAGCCGAAGCACCGGGGCCGACGGAGAGGATGTTTATATGGAAGTGCCACTGGGAACGGTAATACGGGATACCGAAACCAACGAGATACTTTTTGAGATTACCGAGGACGGTGAAGAGAAAATTGTGCTCGAAGGCGGTATGGGCGGACTGGGCAACTGGCATTTTAAAAGTGCCACGAACCAGACGCCACGGTATGCCCAGCCGGGCATAAAAGGACAAGAGGGCCATTTGACCCTTGAACTCAAGGTCTTGGCCGATGTAGGTCTGGTAGGTTTTCCCAATGCAGGAAAATCAACGCTGCTCTCGGTAATGACTTCTGCCAAACCCAAAATCGCCAATTACGAGTTTACCACGCTAAAACCAAACTTGGGTATTGTGGAATATCGTGATTTTCAAAGTTTTGTAATGGCGGATATTCCCGGTATTATCGAAGGTGCCGCCGAAGGCAAAGGGCTGGGGCATTATTTTCTTCGTCATATTGAACGGAACGCCACGTTATTGTTTTTGATTCCTGCCGACAGCAAAGATGTAAGTAAAGAATACGATATACTTTTGGACGAGCTGCGACGATACAATCCCGAATTGTTGGATAAAGGGCGTTTGGTGGTCATTTCTAAATGTGATATGCTGGACCAAGAACTTATCGCTGAAATGGATGAGGACATGAAAGAGGATTTCAAGGATGTGCCATATATGTTTATATCTTCCGTCAGTGGATTGGGAATTCAGCAACTCAAGGATAGACTTTGGAAGCTATTGAACGAATAA
- a CDS encoding Mur ligase domain-containing protein, with protein sequence MRLHFIGLGEAHMFNLAIALHKKGEVVTGSDEKFDGSLTSIMREQGLVSNQTGWFSDRINDRLDAVILGTAVKEDNPELIRAQELGLKIFSFSGFLYELTKYKTRVVVAGSQRRFMVASMILHVLEYNDIKVDHAVSATNGIHLTNENDFVLIEGGDGISSIIDKTPQFHKYRPNIALLSDIEFEENGSYADFDTYAEQYSIFVDSIVKGGSITYNDEDVEVKKRVESSENPIRKLPYVTPEYQEMDGEVFLDTPDGEMPLEISGRTALNNLAGAKWICQQMGVDEVEFYEAMATFKS encoded by the coding sequence ATGCGGTTACATTTTATAGGTTTGGGGGAGGCCCATATGTTCAATTTGGCCATTGCCTTGCACAAAAAAGGGGAAGTGGTTACGGGCAGTGATGAGAAGTTTGATGGATCCCTTACATCAATTATGCGGGAGCAGGGCTTGGTATCGAACCAAACAGGTTGGTTTTCCGATAGAATAAATGATCGATTGGACGCCGTTATCTTGGGCACCGCCGTAAAAGAGGACAATCCTGAATTGATCAGGGCACAGGAACTGGGCCTTAAAATATTTTCTTTTTCCGGGTTCCTTTATGAGCTCACCAAATACAAAACACGGGTAGTGGTGGCCGGAAGTCAACGTAGGTTTATGGTGGCTTCCATGATTTTGCATGTTTTGGAGTACAACGATATTAAGGTAGATCATGCTGTTTCGGCGACAAACGGAATACATCTGACCAATGAAAACGACTTTGTTCTCATCGAAGGAGGGGACGGTATTTCATCCATCATCGACAAAACCCCTCAGTTTCATAAGTATCGACCGAACATAGCTTTGTTGAGCGATATTGAATTTGAAGAAAACGGTTCGTATGCTGACTTTGATACTTATGCGGAGCAGTACAGTATTTTTGTGGACAGCATTGTAAAAGGGGGAAGCATTACGTACAATGATGAAGATGTTGAAGTGAAAAAACGAGTTGAGTCATCCGAAAACCCTATAAGAAAACTACCGTATGTTACTCCGGAATATCAAGAAATGGATGGGGAAGTTTTTTTGGATACGCCCGACGGCGAAATGCCACTTGAAATTTCGGGGCGAACCGCATTGAATAATTTGGCGGGCGCCAAATGGATTTGCCAGCAAATGGGTGTGGACGAGGTGGAGTTTTACGAGGCGATGGCTACTTTTAAGTCTTAA
- a CDS encoding DUF5723 family protein — protein sequence MALFLSATGLAQNKEILYDFYEIPQSLMVNPGVKTSQKWHAGIPVLSGLSVQAGTSGVTVNDLFADDGVDFTTKVQERLLSVMTDRDDFGTTNQIEAFTVGFRGKNRPENYYTFGMYGEMDIISYWPKDLAILAFEGNGGANLGRSFDLGDLNLRGEVVNVLHFGINKKVDENLTIGGRAKIYSSIFQFQSIKNSGSFVTRDGQSNVYESAINADMQLQTAGVKGFYDIIDEDTGTTKKDVKSLFTERTLLGGNLGFGVDLGFSYNLNPQTTITGSILDLGFINNSKDVWNYTFAGSTVTDGISVFLPEDINNVDNDQWQELIDEIDAALPHGENQSSYISWRPVKVYGSARYDFGQGGNGRIFDNCGCAVNGRGRASTSDHYRNSVGGQLFMIKRPKGVQAALTGFYQRRFGRVLSLKGTYTVDKYSFTNIGLGANFQMGPVNFYVLADNLLSYSNIADSHYASLQFGFNIISWNNN from the coding sequence ATGGCCCTGTTTTTAAGCGCAACCGGGTTGGCCCAGAACAAGGAGATATTATACGATTTTTACGAAATTCCCCAGTCCCTGATGGTGAACCCTGGCGTGAAGACCTCGCAGAAATGGCATGCAGGTATTCCTGTTTTGTCCGGCCTTTCCGTACAAGCTGGAACCAGCGGTGTTACCGTGAACGATCTTTTTGCTGACGATGGGGTGGATTTTACCACCAAGGTCCAAGAGCGGTTGTTGTCTGTTATGACCGATAGGGATGATTTTGGCACAACCAACCAGATAGAGGCATTTACCGTAGGGTTCAGGGGTAAAAACCGACCGGAAAATTACTATACTTTTGGAATGTACGGCGAAATGGACATTATTTCCTATTGGCCCAAGGATTTGGCCATTTTGGCTTTTGAAGGTAACGGTGGGGCAAATTTGGGAAGGAGCTTTGATCTAGGGGACCTAAACCTTAGGGGCGAAGTGGTCAATGTGCTTCATTTTGGCATTAACAAGAAAGTTGATGAGAACCTCACCATTGGAGGAAGGGCGAAAATATATTCCAGTATTTTCCAGTTTCAGTCCATAAAAAATTCAGGATCGTTTGTTACGCGGGATGGACAGAGCAATGTTTACGAAAGTGCCATCAATGCCGATATGCAGCTTCAAACTGCAGGTGTAAAAGGGTTTTACGATATCATCGACGAGGATACGGGAACCACGAAAAAAGATGTGAAAAGCCTGTTTACGGAAAGAACGCTCTTGGGCGGAAACCTTGGTTTTGGTGTTGATCTAGGTTTTAGCTATAATTTGAATCCCCAGACCACGATAACGGGAAGTATTTTAGATCTTGGCTTTATTAATAATTCCAAAGATGTTTGGAACTACACTTTCGCTGGGAGTACGGTAACGGATGGAATTTCTGTTTTTCTTCCGGAGGATATCAACAATGTGGATAACGACCAGTGGCAAGAGCTCATAGATGAAATCGATGCAGCATTGCCCCATGGCGAAAACCAGTCCAGCTATATCTCGTGGAGGCCGGTAAAGGTTTATGGTTCCGCTAGGTACGATTTTGGACAGGGCGGCAATGGCCGGATTTTCGATAATTGTGGATGCGCTGTAAATGGCAGGGGTAGGGCAAGTACCTCAGATCATTACAGGAACAGTGTCGGCGGACAACTATTTATGATAAAAAGACCAAAGGGAGTCCAAGCTGCTTTGACCGGTTTTTACCAAAGGCGGTTTGGCCGTGTACTCTCATTAAAAGGTACGTATACCGTAGATAAATATTCCTTTACAAATATCGGGTTGGGCGCAAATTTTCAGATGGGACCGGTTAATTTTTATGTACTGGCGGACAACCTTCTGAGCTACTCCAATATTGCCGACAGTCACTACGCTTCTTTACAGTTCGGATTTAATATCATATCTTGGAACAATAATTGA
- a CDS encoding SDR family oxidoreductase, with the protein MNISLKGKNALVGGSSKGIGEAIARQLAESGASVTLMARSEGRMKELIHEMDSSQGQKHQYLSVDFTDFEAYKTKITEYFSSNTVDILVNNTQGPEGGGALEKKVEDYQNAFDLLFKSVVYSTELAIKHMQKNQWGRIINIASISVKEPLNYLALSNTIRAAVVTWAKSLAYDVAKDGITVNSTLTGYFDTDRIAQLNSKKAEKLGISPDEVRSNMEEQVPVKRIGDPKEYGYLVAFLASDQAAFITGTNIPIDGGLLKSL; encoded by the coding sequence ATGAACATTTCGTTAAAAGGAAAAAATGCCCTCGTAGGTGGTAGCAGCAAAGGAATTGGAGAGGCGATTGCACGACAACTGGCCGAAAGTGGAGCAAGTGTGACGCTAATGGCCCGCAGTGAGGGTCGCATGAAAGAATTGATCCATGAAATGGACAGTTCGCAAGGTCAAAAACACCAATATCTATCCGTTGATTTTACCGATTTTGAGGCCTATAAAACAAAGATTACAGAATACTTCTCATCCAACACCGTGGATATTTTGGTGAACAATACCCAAGGTCCCGAAGGGGGCGGTGCCTTGGAAAAGAAGGTTGAGGATTACCAAAATGCTTTTGACCTCTTGTTCAAATCTGTGGTATACTCTACAGAACTCGCCATAAAACACATGCAGAAAAACCAATGGGGCCGCATCATTAACATTGCTTCTATCTCGGTGAAGGAACCCTTGAATTATTTGGCGCTTTCCAATACTATTCGTGCAGCGGTGGTCACATGGGCCAAAAGTTTAGCTTATGATGTTGCCAAAGATGGCATCACCGTAAACAGCACCCTTACAGGTTATTTTGATACGGATAGAATTGCACAATTAAACTCCAAAAAAGCAGAAAAACTTGGTATTTCACCTGATGAAGTCCGCTCCAATATGGAAGAGCAAGTTCCTGTAAAGCGCATTGGCGACCCAAAAGAATATGGGTACCTCGTTGCATTTTTGGCTTCCGACCAGGCAGCTTTTATTACGGGCACCAACATCCCGATTGATGGCGGCTTGTTGAAATCGCTTTAA